From the genome of Lutzomyia longipalpis isolate SR_M1_2022 chromosome 2, ASM2433408v1, one region includes:
- the LOC129789580 gene encoding uncharacterized protein K02A2.6-like, whose product MSEQTELLQAMLAILEEMRSQRTDVKPSHPSEVALEALSRSITPFTHAPEQNLTFDTWFERYKHTFLEDGKNLDDASRVRLLLRRLDAVSYEKYSSNLLPRNPAELTFVETVEILTKLFGRGESLFCTRRKCLQLVIRDSDDLTTHAGIVNRQCEASRLTECTPDHFKSLIFVLSLQSEKYVLVREQLLTKFETEPPEKITLDFMLEEARRLLNIKSDSKVDSGAANVNALRKSFPAKKERPPRPCYLCGSMHFVRDCPHTATKCADCHKIGHKTGYCPPAKDNDDRESHRQKGNSQRNNFTHKRQKPRGKKPAKMNAIFSNKRFGRKYLSARINDHPVEFQLDCAADLSMISRDTWVAIGRPPLTASTITVRDAQAGEIPVEGEFQCRITLLGKEICGRCIVSSSTHSNLFGIEWIEDLGLWDLAPSAFCNTVKRDLDTTQAVRELQAKFPIVFSPEMGLCTEASGTIHLKSDATPIFRPKRPVAFHMASIIDEELERLQSSGIITPVEFSQWAAPIVVARKPNGKIRICGDYSTGLNESVETNNYPIPDPDSLFSRLSGNKIFSHVDLSDAYLQIPVDEESSKLLTIHTHRGLFRFNRLPPGIRSAPGIFQEIVERMLQGIPGVISYFDDICVASTNAEEHFSTLQAVFQRLQDFNFRVKLEKCKFFAKEIKFLGIVADQEGLHPDPAKVEAINNMPAPRNVQELRSFLGAVQFWGKFVDSMSHIRVPLDRLLKKNVRWNWSRECENSFQRFKEILKSDLLLTHYNPKLPILVASDASSYAIGCVAYHEFPDGSLKAFYHASRKLTDTEAKYSQVEKEGLGLTFAVKKFHRFIYGRKFTLLTDHKPLVSIFGSKKGIPVHTANRLQRWALILLGYEFDIKYTATGQFGHADVLSRLISSQRRRQEDEVIIALIDADISIDSEIARDVASHLPVDFKMIQRASQTSPALQEVARYITGGWPSSRNVIQSGEVSKFYKIRDALSLIKGCVFYRERLVIPEAFRTKVLTQLHEAHPGMARMKSLARGYVFWPGMDSAIEHRVRNCQECATASKTPVKAHLASWPLTSRCWQRIHIDYAKYKNDYYLLIVDAFSKWPEVYKTSSMTTAVTVAKLRECFARHGLPEILVSDNGTQFTNAAFADYCKQNGIKHIRTAPYSPASNGQCERFVDTLKRSLEKQKSLPVDVALQQFLANYRATPNENSPQGKSPSEVIGGGTPKYSRKEA is encoded by the coding sequence ATGTCGGAACAAACTGAACTCCTACAAGCTATGCTGGCGATCCTGGAAGAGATGAGGTCCCAACGTACCGACGTGAAACCGTCGCATCCATCTGAGGTTGCGTTGGAGGCTCTGTCACGCAGCATCACGCCGTTCACGCATGCTCCTGAACAGAACCTAACGTTCGATACCTGGTTCGAGCGTTACAAGCACACCTTCCTGGAGGATGGCAAGAACCTAGACGACGCTTCGAGAGTACGTCTCCTCCTCAGGCGTCTGGATGCTGTCTCCTACGAGAAGTACTCTAGCAATCTCTTGCCACGCAATCCAGCAGAGCTCACGTTCGTTGAAACTGTCGAGATTCTTACGAAGCTCTTTGGCAGGGGAGAGTCGCTTTTCTGCACCCGCAGGAAGTGTCTTCAGCTGGTCATCCGTGATTCTGACGATCTGACTACACACGCAGGCATTGTCAATCGTCAATGTGAGGCTTCACGCCTTACTGAGTGTACTCCCGACCATTTTAAGTCACTCATCTTCGTCCTCAGTCTCCAGAGCGAGAAGTACGTTCTCGTCCGGGAACAATTGCTCACGAAGTTCGAGACGGAACCACCGGAGAAGATCACACTGGATTTCATGCTGGAGGAAGCCAGACGTCTTCTGAACATCAAGAGTGACTCAAAAGTTGATTCTGGAGCTGCCAACGTGAATGCTCTCCGGAAGtcatttcccgccaaaaaggAGCGTCCGCCACGCCCGTGTTATCTTTGTGGGTCAATGCATTTTGTACGGGACTGCCCACATACCGCTACCAAGTGTGCCGATTGCCACAAAATTGGCCATAAGACTGGGTATTGTCCCCCAGCGAAAGATAACGATGACCGTGAATCTCACAGACAGAAAGGCAATTCTCAGCGCAACAATTTTACACACAAGAGACAAAAGCCAAGGGGCAAGAAGCCGGCAAAAATGAATGCCATTTTCTCCAATAAAcgttttgggagaaaatatcTTTCTGCCCGAATCAACGATCATCCGGTTGAATTTCAATTGGATTGCGCCGCTGATCTCTCCATGATTTCGAGGGATACTTGGGTGGCTATCGGACGCCCACCACTCACGGCATCCACCATCACCGTCAGAGATGCACAGGCAGGAGAAATTCCAGTCGAAGGCGAATTTCAATGTCGCATCACACTTCTGGGCAAGGAAATTTGTGGAAGATGCATCGTATCCAGCAGTACGCACTCCAATCTCTTTGGAATTGAGTGGATAGAGGACTTAGGTTTGTGGGATTTGGCTCCAAGTGCTTTCTGCAACACTGTGAAACGCGATCTCGACACTACGCAGGCTGTCCGGGAACTTCAGGCCAAGTTTCCCATCGTGTTCAGTCCAGAAATGGGGCTCTGTACTGAAGCTTCAGGCACTATCCATCTCAAGAGCGACGCCACGCCGATTTTCCGACCCAAACGCCCAGTAGCTTTCCACATGGCAAGCATCATTGATGAGGAACTTGAGCGTCTACAATCTTCCGGAATCATCACACCGGTTGAATTCTCTCAATGGGCAGCGCCAATCGTAGTCGCACGCAAACCAAATGGCAAGATCAGGATTTGTGGTGATTATTCCACCGGTCTGAATGAATCCGTGGAAACCAACAACTACCCAATCCCGGATCCGGATAGTCTGTTCAGCCGTCTATCTGGAAATAAGATCTTTAGTCACGTTGATCTCTCGGATGCCTACCTTCAAATACCTGTCGACGAAGAGTCATCGAAGTTGCTCACGATCCACACCCACCGTGGATTATTTCGCTTCAATCGTCTGCCTCCGGGAATCCGCAGCGCGCCAGGAATTTTCCAGGAGATCGTCGAACGGATGTTGCAAGGCATCCCGGGTGTCATTTCGTATTTCGATGACATCTGTGTGGCCAGCACGAATGCTGAAGAACATTTTTCCACGCTGCAAGCTGTTTTCCAGCGCCTGCAGGACTTCAATTTTCGCGTCAAACTGGAAAAATGTAAGTTCTTTGCGAAAGAGATCAAATTTCTTGGTATCGTTGCAGACCAAGAAGGGCTCCATCCTGACCCTGCAAAAGTTGAGGCCATCAACAATATGCCCGCGCCACGAAACGTACAGGAACTCCGCAGCTTCCTTGGTGCTGTGCAATTTTGGGGTAAATTTGTGGATTCCATGAGCCATATTCGTGTACCCCTTGATCGCCTCCTCAAGAAGAATGTCCGTTGGAATTGGTCACGGGAATGCGAAAACTCTTTCCAGCGCTTCAAGGAGATTCTCAAGTCTGACTTGCTCCTGACGCATTACAACCCGAAACTGCCGATACTTGTTGCCTCTGACGCGTCGTCCTACGCCATCGGATGTGTTGCGTACCATGAGTTCCCTGATGGTAGTCTCAAAGCCTTCTATCATGCGTCCCGGAAGCTTACTGACACTGAGGCAAAGTACAGTCAGGTGGAAAAAGAGGGTCTTGGATTAACATTCGCTGTGAAAAAGTTTCATAGATTCATCTATGGTCGCAAATTTACCTTGCTTACCGATCACAAACCGCTGGTCTCCATCTTCGGAAGCAAGAAAGGCATCCCCGTGCACACGGCGAATAGACTCCAACGATGGGCATTGATCCTCCTTGGCTACGAATTCGACATCAAGTACACAGCCACTGGACAATTTGGGCATGCAGACGTGCTCTCTCGACTCATTTCTTCGCAACGCCGTCGCCAAGAAGATGAGGTTATCATAGCCCTGATCGACGCAGATATTTCCATCGATAGCGAAATTGCACGAGACGTAGCATCTCATCTCCCTGTCGACTTCAAGATGATTCAACGCGCTTCACAGACGTCGCCCGCTCTACAAGAAGTTGCGAGATACATCACTGGAGGATGGCCGTCGTCACGGAACGTCATACAATCTGGGGAAGTATCAAAATTCTATAAGATTCGTGATGCTCTCTCGTTGATCAAGGGTTGTGTATTTTACAGGGAGAGGCTGGTGATTCCTGAGGCTTTCCGGACAAAAGTACTGACGCAACTGCATGAGGCTCACCCAGGCATGGCTCGAATGAAATCCTTAGCCAGAGGATATGTGTTTTGGCCTGGGATGGACAGCGCTATCGAGCATCGTGTCCGGAATTGCCAGGAATGTGCCACCGCCAGCAAAACTCCCGTAAAAGCACACCTTGCGTCATGGCCATTAACTTCGCGATGCTGGCAACGCATTCATATCGACTACGCGAAGTACAAAAACGATTATTACCTTCTCATTGTGGATGCATTCTCCAAATGGCCCGAAGTTTACAAAACATCGTCGATGACTACTGCTGTCACCGTTGCGAAGCTCCGTGAGTGTTTTGCTCGCCATGGACTACCGGAGATTCTCGTGAGCGACAACGGGACCCAGTTCACGAACGCAGCCTTCGCGGACTACTGCAAGCAGAATGGTATCAAACACATTAGAACTGCGCCCTATTCTCCGGCCAGCAATGGCCAATGTGAGCGTTTTGTCGACACGCTTAAGCGCTCCTTGGAGAAACAGAAATCCTTACCTGTGGACGTTGCACTTCAGcaatttttggcaaattatCGTGCCACCCcgaatgaaaattctcctcaAGGAAAATCCCCATCGGAGGTGATCGGCGGAGGTACGCCAAAATATTCGCGCAAGGAGGCATGA